The following proteins are encoded in a genomic region of Nocardioides renjunii:
- the ftsW gene encoding putative lipid II flippase FtsW — protein MTTVDPEDVVGPKVRAPLGSGVVAGWRSLREALDKPLASYYLLVGASALLLTIGLIMVLSASSVRSYLTYDDSYAVVKRQLVWVAVGLPCAWVASRIPVKHVRRLAYPSFLFALVLLALVARFGVVINGNKNWLAIGPFTMQPAEVAKLAIVLWAANIYAHKERRLRELHHLLVPVVPGLFAVITLVLVGRDLGTAMVLAAILLGMLWVVGAPLRLFGLSLSVLGVAAVALAATDPERLERITHFTDPFKDYTDAGWQPAHGLYALSSGGWFGQGIGASTQKWGDLPEAHTDFIFAVLGEELGLVGTLLVIGLFFTIAYAAIRVAHSTQDPFVRYATFGIVVWLLGQMMINVGMVLAVLPVIGIPLPIVSYGGSALLPSLVALGLVIGFARREPEAAAALAARRRNRSAGLSAATATTATTSAPTPVPASAATSATTSSPASAGPVPPDGPR, from the coding sequence ATGACGACCGTGGACCCCGAGGACGTCGTCGGGCCGAAGGTCCGCGCGCCGCTGGGCTCGGGGGTCGTCGCCGGCTGGCGGTCGTTGCGCGAGGCGCTCGACAAGCCGCTCGCGTCCTACTACCTCCTCGTCGGCGCCTCCGCGCTGCTGCTCACCATCGGTCTCATCATGGTCCTCAGCGCGTCGAGCGTGCGGTCCTACCTCACCTACGACGACTCCTACGCCGTCGTGAAGCGCCAGCTGGTGTGGGTGGCCGTCGGCCTCCCGTGCGCCTGGGTCGCCTCCCGGATCCCGGTCAAGCACGTGCGCCGCCTGGCCTACCCCAGCTTCCTCTTCGCGCTGGTGCTGCTCGCCCTGGTGGCGCGCTTCGGCGTGGTGATCAACGGCAACAAGAACTGGCTGGCGATCGGCCCCTTCACCATGCAGCCCGCCGAGGTCGCCAAGCTCGCGATCGTGCTGTGGGCGGCCAACATCTACGCCCACAAGGAGCGGCGGCTGCGCGAGCTGCACCACCTGCTCGTGCCCGTGGTGCCGGGGCTCTTCGCCGTCATCACCCTGGTCCTGGTGGGCCGCGACCTCGGCACCGCGATGGTGCTCGCCGCCATCCTGCTCGGGATGCTGTGGGTGGTCGGCGCGCCCCTGCGGCTCTTCGGCCTCAGCCTCTCCGTCCTCGGCGTCGCAGCCGTCGCCCTGGCCGCGACCGACCCCGAGCGCCTCGAGCGCATCACGCACTTCACCGACCCGTTCAAGGACTACACCGACGCCGGCTGGCAGCCCGCCCACGGGCTCTACGCCCTCTCGAGCGGCGGCTGGTTCGGCCAGGGCATCGGCGCCTCGACCCAGAAGTGGGGCGACCTCCCGGAGGCGCACACCGACTTCATCTTCGCCGTGCTCGGCGAGGAGCTCGGCCTGGTCGGCACGCTGCTCGTCATCGGGCTGTTCTTCACCATCGCCTACGCCGCGATCCGGGTCGCCCACAGCACGCAGGACCCGTTCGTCCGCTACGCCACCTTCGGCATCGTCGTGTGGCTGCTCGGGCAGATGATGATCAACGTCGGCATGGTGCTCGCCGTGCTCCCGGTCATCGGCATCCCGCTCCCGATCGTCTCCTACGGCGGCTCGGCGCTCCTGCCGTCGCTGGTCGCCCTCGGCCTGGTCATCGGCTTCGCCCGGCGCGAGCCCGAGGCCGCGGCCGCCCTGGCGGCACGCCGGCGCAACCGCTCCGCCGGACTGTCCGCCGCCACCGCGACGACCGCGACCACCTCGGCCCCGACCCCGGTCCCCGCCTCAGCCGCCA
- the murD gene encoding UDP-N-acetylmuramoyl-L-alanine--D-glutamate ligase: MADGPAPDVESLGRGSDWSGVRVVVAGFGVSGYAAADNLLFLGARVTALDEATSEAKAEKAELLETLGATVRLGPGETAVLPDDVDLVVTSPGWRPTAPLLAQAAERGIPVWGEVELAWRLRDPATAAPWLAVTGTNGKTTTVQMLRSILGAAGLRAAAVGNVGMPIVEAVMDPEPYDVLAVELSSFQLHYTWSMSAESAVVLNVAEDHLDWYDDEPGGPTGMEQYAADKARIYERVQRACVYNLADPATEEMVREADVVEGARAVGFTLGTPSSGDVGIVEDLLVDRAFIEERATSAAELCTLADLASSAPHYVANALAAAALARAHGVSQQAVRDGLRDFRPDGHRIAHVAAADGVDWVDDSKATNPHAAQSSLSAYDSVVWVAGGLAKGARFDDLVVAVRDRLRGVVLLGRDRQVVADALSRHAPDVPVIDVGADETGDPMERVVDAAAGLARSGDTVLLAPGCASMDMFTDYGARGDAFAAAVHRRIARGGPAPDQTPDQTPD, translated from the coding sequence TTGGCTGACGGGCCCGCCCCGGACGTGGAGTCGCTCGGCCGCGGCAGCGACTGGTCCGGCGTACGCGTCGTGGTCGCCGGCTTCGGTGTCTCCGGCTACGCCGCCGCCGACAACCTGCTGTTCCTCGGCGCCCGGGTGACGGCGCTCGACGAGGCGACCAGCGAGGCGAAGGCCGAGAAGGCCGAGCTCCTCGAGACCCTCGGCGCCACCGTCCGCCTCGGACCCGGCGAGACCGCGGTCCTCCCCGACGACGTCGACCTCGTCGTCACCTCGCCCGGCTGGCGTCCGACCGCCCCGCTGCTCGCGCAGGCGGCCGAGCGGGGGATCCCGGTGTGGGGCGAGGTGGAGCTGGCCTGGCGGCTGCGCGACCCTGCCACCGCCGCGCCGTGGCTGGCCGTCACGGGCACCAACGGCAAGACGACGACGGTGCAGATGCTCCGCTCGATCCTGGGCGCCGCCGGGCTGCGCGCCGCCGCCGTCGGCAACGTCGGCATGCCGATCGTCGAGGCCGTGATGGACCCCGAGCCCTACGACGTCCTGGCCGTCGAGCTCTCCAGCTTCCAGCTCCACTACACCTGGTCGATGTCGGCGGAGTCCGCCGTCGTCCTCAACGTCGCCGAGGACCACCTCGACTGGTACGACGACGAGCCCGGGGGACCGACGGGCATGGAGCAGTACGCCGCCGACAAGGCGCGGATCTACGAGCGGGTGCAGCGCGCCTGCGTCTACAACCTCGCCGACCCCGCGACCGAGGAGATGGTGCGCGAGGCCGACGTGGTCGAGGGTGCCCGCGCGGTCGGGTTCACGCTCGGGACGCCGTCGTCGGGCGACGTGGGGATCGTGGAGGACCTGCTGGTGGACCGCGCGTTCATCGAGGAGCGCGCCACCAGTGCGGCGGAGCTGTGCACGCTCGCCGACCTCGCCTCGTCGGCACCGCACTACGTCGCCAACGCGCTCGCGGCCGCTGCCCTCGCCCGGGCCCACGGCGTGAGCCAGCAGGCGGTCCGCGACGGACTGCGCGACTTCCGGCCCGACGGGCACCGGATCGCGCACGTCGCAGCGGCCGACGGCGTCGACTGGGTCGACGACTCCAAGGCGACCAACCCGCACGCCGCCCAGTCCTCGCTCAGCGCCTACGACTCCGTGGTCTGGGTGGCGGGCGGGCTCGCCAAGGGCGCCCGCTTCGACGACCTGGTGGTCGCGGTGCGCGACCGGTTGCGGGGCGTGGTGCTGCTCGGCCGGGACCGGCAGGTGGTCGCCGACGCTCTTTCGCGACACGCGCCCGATGTGCCGGTCATCGATGTGGGTGCCGACGAGACTGGGGATCCGATGGAGCGCGTGGTCGACGCCGCCGCCGGGCTCGCCAGGTCCGGGGACACCGTGTTGCTGGCGCCGGGGTGCGCGTCCATGGACATGTTCACCGACTACGGCGCGCGCGGCGACGCGTTCGCCGCGGCGGTGCACCGCAGGATCGCCCGCGGCGGTCCCGCGCCCGACCAGACGCCCGACCAGACGCCCGACTAG
- the mraY gene encoding phospho-N-acetylmuramoyl-pentapeptide-transferase has product MRAILFGGGLSLLISLLGTRYAIRFFTRQGFGQPIRDDGPTTHHVKRGTPTMGGAVIVLATVVGYLAAKIITQQAPTASAMLLLFLLVGLGGVGFLDDFLKVSRQHNLGLRSRAKVIGQTVVAVVFGFLALSPMLEDERGWRPASDHISFIRDYERFALPTIVAILLVWVIVTGASNAVNLADGLDGLATGASILVFAAYTLVNIWQNSQSCAIEAGPKCYEVRDPLDLAVVAAALTGACFGFLWWNASPAQIMMGDTGSLALGGAMAGFAIMTRTELLLLIIGGLFVVITLSVMIQVSVFKVSRASGLFRSIFKVQPGYRVFRMTPLHHHFEMLGWEQVTIVIRFWIVTGLTVATGLGIFYAEWVAGIG; this is encoded by the coding sequence ATGAGAGCCATCCTGTTCGGAGGAGGACTCTCCCTGCTGATCTCCCTCCTCGGCACGCGCTACGCCATCCGGTTCTTCACCCGGCAGGGCTTCGGCCAGCCGATCCGCGACGACGGGCCGACCACCCACCACGTCAAGCGCGGCACCCCGACCATGGGCGGGGCCGTCATCGTGCTCGCCACGGTCGTGGGCTACCTCGCCGCCAAGATCATCACCCAGCAGGCCCCCACCGCCTCGGCGATGCTCCTGCTGTTCCTCCTCGTCGGGCTCGGAGGCGTCGGCTTCCTCGACGACTTCCTCAAGGTGAGCCGCCAGCACAACCTCGGCCTGCGCAGCCGCGCGAAGGTCATCGGCCAGACCGTGGTGGCGGTCGTCTTCGGCTTCCTCGCGCTGTCGCCGATGCTCGAGGACGAGCGTGGCTGGCGACCGGCGTCCGACCACATCTCCTTCATCCGCGACTACGAGCGGTTCGCGCTCCCGACGATCGTCGCCATCCTGCTCGTGTGGGTGATCGTCACCGGCGCCAGCAACGCGGTGAACCTCGCCGACGGCCTGGACGGGCTGGCCACCGGCGCGAGCATCCTGGTCTTCGCCGCCTACACGCTGGTCAACATCTGGCAGAACAGCCAGTCCTGCGCCATCGAGGCGGGTCCCAAGTGCTACGAGGTGCGCGACCCGCTCGACCTCGCCGTCGTCGCGGCGGCGCTGACCGGCGCCTGCTTCGGCTTCCTGTGGTGGAACGCCTCGCCCGCCCAGATCATGATGGGCGACACCGGCTCCCTCGCCCTCGGCGGCGCCATGGCCGGCTTCGCGATCATGACCCGCACCGAGCTGCTGCTGCTCATCATCGGCGGCCTCTTCGTGGTCATCACGCTCTCGGTGATGATCCAGGTGTCCGTCTTCAAGGTCAGCCGCGCGAGCGGGCTCTTCCGCAGCATCTTCAAGGTCCAGCCCGGCTACCGCGTCTTCCGCATGACGCCCCTGCACCACCACTTCGAGATGCTCGGCTGGGAGCAGGTCACCATCGTGATCCGCTTCTGGATCGTCACCGGCCTCACCGTGGCCACCGGCCTGGGCATCTTCTACGCCGAGTGGGTCGCGGGCATTGGCTGA
- a CDS encoding UDP-N-acetylmuramoyl-tripeptide--D-alanyl-D-alanine ligase, producing MIEMTLAEVADVVGGEAHGEAVVTGAAFIDTRTPEPGGLFVAVAGERVDGHDFVVAAGGAGAVAVLGSRPTELPTVVVDDVVAALGLLARHVVDRLPDVVVLAMTGSQGKTGTKDYLAHVLSEAGPTVATRGNFNNDLGVPLTVLRATPETRYLVVEMGARGVGHIARLCAVAPPHVAAVLNVGTAHIGEFGSREAIAQAKGEIVEALPADGTAVLNADDELVAAMAARTDATVRTFGGEGADVAVTAVTTDELGRQSFEVLHRGSGATVHLAQVGAFQWRNAAAAAAMALAAGLDLDTVADSLADAVPASRWRMEVTERPDGLVVLNDAYNANPESMRAALDTLAGIGSRSGRRTVAVLGEMFELGDGGVAAHRGVGTYAAEVGVDVVLTVGDGAGPVSEGFATAVARGAGGGVTIPTAGRDEAAEWLRHNVSAADVVLVKASRGASLELIADVLLEEGSSTT from the coding sequence ATGATCGAGATGACCCTGGCCGAGGTGGCCGACGTCGTGGGCGGCGAGGCGCACGGCGAGGCCGTCGTCACCGGGGCGGCGTTCATCGACACCCGCACCCCCGAGCCGGGCGGCCTCTTCGTGGCCGTCGCGGGCGAGCGCGTCGACGGCCACGACTTCGTGGTCGCGGCCGGTGGGGCCGGCGCCGTCGCGGTGCTGGGCAGCCGGCCGACCGAGCTGCCGACCGTCGTCGTCGACGACGTCGTGGCCGCCCTGGGGCTGCTGGCCCGGCACGTCGTCGACCGCCTGCCCGACGTGGTGGTGCTCGCCATGACCGGCTCCCAGGGCAAGACCGGCACGAAGGACTACCTCGCGCACGTCCTCTCGGAGGCGGGCCCGACCGTGGCGACGCGCGGCAACTTCAACAACGACCTCGGCGTGCCGCTCACGGTGCTCCGCGCGACGCCCGAGACCCGCTACCTCGTCGTGGAGATGGGCGCGCGCGGCGTGGGCCACATCGCCCGGCTCTGCGCCGTCGCGCCGCCGCACGTGGCAGCCGTGCTCAACGTCGGCACGGCGCACATCGGTGAGTTCGGCAGCCGCGAGGCGATCGCGCAGGCGAAGGGCGAGATCGTCGAGGCACTGCCGGCCGACGGCACCGCCGTGCTCAACGCCGACGACGAGCTCGTCGCCGCCATGGCCGCTCGCACCGACGCCACCGTGCGCACGTTCGGCGGCGAGGGCGCGGACGTGGCCGTCACCGCGGTGACCACCGACGAGCTGGGCCGCCAGTCGTTCGAGGTCCTCCACCGCGGTTCCGGCGCCACCGTGCACCTGGCCCAGGTGGGCGCGTTCCAGTGGCGCAACGCGGCAGCGGCCGCCGCCATGGCGCTCGCCGCCGGCCTCGACCTCGACACGGTGGCCGACTCCCTGGCGGACGCGGTGCCCGCGAGCCGCTGGCGGATGGAGGTCACCGAGCGCCCGGACGGGCTGGTCGTCCTCAACGACGCCTACAACGCCAACCCCGAGTCGATGCGGGCCGCCCTCGACACGCTCGCCGGCATCGGGTCGCGCAGCGGTCGTCGTACGGTCGCGGTGCTGGGGGAGATGTTCGAGCTCGGCGACGGCGGGGTCGCCGCACACCGCGGCGTGGGCACGTACGCCGCCGAGGTCGGCGTCGACGTCGTGCTCACCGTGGGCGACGGCGCGGGGCCGGTCTCCGAGGGCTTCGCGACCGCGGTGGCCCGGGGAGCCGGCGGGGGAGTGACGATCCCCACGGCGGGGCGTGACGAAGCGGCCGAGTGGCTGCGGCACAATGTCTCGGCTGCTGATGTCGTCCTGGTGAAGGCATCACGGGGGGCCTCGCTCGAACTCATCGCCGACGTCCTCCTCGAGGAAGGGAGTAGCACCACATGA
- a CDS encoding UDP-N-acetylmuramoyl-L-alanyl-D-glutamate--2,6-diaminopimelate ligase yields the protein MDRPVDPREEVVPPTRPRRTPSTAASELAAWIAETTEVAAHGDLDVPVSGISLSTARVRPGDLYAALPGARAHGADYAAEALSAGAVAVLTDRAGLDLLPPGTPALVVPEPRRVLGRLAARLYGEPATDLRVIGVTGTQGKTTTTRILEQGLTASGVTSAVIGTVGTRIAGEDVQTQLTTPEAPDLHGLFAVMRERGVDTCAMEVSSHALVMGRVDGVVFDVAAFLNLGRDHLDFHRDVDDYFAAKASLFTPERAAQGLTNLDDEHGRRLLDVATIPMSTFSTEGRDADWRAVDVALAPSGATFTVVGPGVTVPAAVRVPGAFNVSNALAAIASAALAGLDPRTVADGIARVGGVPGRLERVAAGQDWAVVVDYAHKPDALEAVLATLRPLTEGRVIVVVGAGGDRDRVKRPVMGEIAARLADVVVVTDDNPRTEDPADIRAAVLEGTRGGAAEVLEVGDRRLAIREALRRAAPGDVVLVAGKGHETGQQVGSEVHPFDDRVVAAEEIRALLTAAGEPA from the coding sequence GTGGACCGCCCAGTGGACCCGCGCGAGGAGGTCGTGCCCCCGACCCGACCGCGTCGCACCCCCTCGACGGCCGCGAGCGAGCTGGCCGCCTGGATCGCCGAGACGACCGAGGTGGCCGCCCACGGCGACCTCGACGTGCCGGTCTCCGGGATCTCGCTCAGCACCGCCCGCGTCCGGCCCGGTGACCTGTACGCCGCCCTCCCGGGCGCCCGCGCCCACGGTGCGGACTACGCCGCCGAGGCGCTGTCCGCGGGCGCCGTGGCCGTCCTCACCGACCGCGCGGGGCTCGACCTGCTCCCGCCGGGCACGCCCGCGCTCGTCGTACCCGAGCCGAGGCGGGTGCTCGGTCGCCTGGCCGCCCGGCTCTACGGCGAGCCCGCGACGGACCTGCGGGTCATCGGCGTCACCGGCACGCAGGGCAAGACCACCACGACCCGTATCCTCGAGCAGGGGCTGACCGCGTCCGGCGTGACGTCCGCGGTGATCGGCACCGTCGGCACCCGCATCGCCGGCGAGGACGTGCAGACCCAGCTGACGACGCCCGAGGCGCCCGACCTGCACGGCCTGTTCGCGGTGATGCGCGAGCGGGGCGTCGACACCTGCGCCATGGAGGTCTCCAGCCACGCGCTCGTGATGGGCCGCGTGGACGGCGTGGTGTTCGACGTCGCCGCCTTCCTCAACCTGGGCCGTGACCACCTCGACTTCCACCGCGACGTCGACGACTACTTCGCCGCCAAGGCGAGCCTGTTCACCCCGGAGCGCGCTGCACAGGGCCTGACCAACCTCGACGACGAGCACGGCCGGCGGCTGCTGGACGTGGCGACGATCCCGATGTCGACCTTCTCCACCGAGGGCCGCGACGCGGACTGGCGGGCGGTCGACGTCGCGCTGGCGCCGTCGGGGGCGACCTTCACCGTCGTCGGCCCCGGCGTCACGGTGCCGGCGGCGGTCCGCGTCCCGGGCGCCTTCAACGTGTCCAACGCGCTGGCGGCGATCGCCTCGGCCGCCCTCGCCGGGCTCGACCCGCGGACGGTCGCCGACGGCATCGCACGCGTCGGCGGTGTGCCGGGCCGGCTGGAGCGGGTCGCGGCGGGCCAGGACTGGGCGGTGGTCGTCGACTACGCCCACAAGCCGGACGCCCTCGAGGCGGTGCTGGCCACGCTGCGGCCCCTCACCGAGGGCCGGGTGATCGTCGTGGTCGGCGCGGGCGGCGACCGCGACCGGGTCAAGCGACCGGTGATGGGGGAGATCGCCGCGCGGCTGGCCGACGTCGTGGTCGTCACCGACGACAACCCGCGCACCGAGGACCCCGCCGACATCCGCGCGGCCGTGCTCGAGGGCACCCGCGGCGGTGCCGCGGAGGTCCTCGAGGTCGGTGACCGCCGGCTGGCGATCCGCGAGGCACTGCGACGCGCCGCCCCCGGCGACGTGGTCCTCGTCGCGGGCAAGGGGCACGAGACCGGCCAGCAGGTCGGCAGCGAGGTGCATCCCTTCGACGACCGCGTCGTCGCCGCCGAGGAGATCCGGGCGCTGCTGACCGCCGCCGGGGAGCCCGCATGA
- a CDS encoding peptidoglycan D,D-transpeptidase FtsI family protein, protein MLRLRVGFVLIAMVLSFFGARLVQLQGMDPQSYAVRAAAEGAVRVPLAAERGDILDRNGVPLAGSIKGKMVVADPALTAAQAPELARLLSDRLSVDYFRTLTALRGRQEGSRYEYVARRVPSTLATDTLEVLDDAGFEGISLQDDPIRDYPAGDVAANLVGYMGTDEPLGGFERTFDEQLAGVDGEATWQSNSGKGVRIPLRESTLKAAQNGAPLRTTIDRDLQWFTQKVLAQAVQQYRAESGSAIVLDTRTGETLALADVPTFDANEPTEAPEEDLGSRALNDTYEPGSVQKVLTASALIDAGKAFPRQRFKVPPSLARQDRVIGDWFDHGNIRLTLAGIIAQSSNIGTVLAADAFSPIELVDYLQRFGLGQRTDIGVRGETAGILTPGEAMTSQTKDRVAFGQSLSVNVAQMAAAVNTIANGGVRVSPSLIAGSAVTDDGVTVGTDVATRTRVVSKAAARATARMMEKVVDPEDGVAPGAQVPGYLVAGKTGTAQRVAADCGCYDGSTSVSFGGFAPADDARFTVYVVVHAPEVDGGGGSIAGPVFSRVMGYVLGRYGVEPTDGKPSRLPVEW, encoded by the coding sequence ATGCTGCGACTGCGCGTCGGGTTCGTCCTCATCGCGATGGTCCTCTCCTTCTTCGGCGCGCGGCTGGTGCAGCTGCAGGGCATGGACCCCCAGTCGTACGCCGTCCGCGCCGCGGCCGAGGGGGCCGTCCGGGTCCCGCTGGCCGCCGAGCGCGGCGACATCCTCGACCGCAACGGCGTCCCGCTCGCCGGCTCGATCAAGGGCAAGATGGTCGTCGCCGACCCGGCCCTCACCGCCGCGCAGGCGCCCGAGCTGGCCCGGCTGCTGTCCGACCGGCTCTCCGTCGACTACTTCCGCACGCTGACCGCGCTGCGCGGCCGCCAGGAGGGCAGCCGCTACGAGTACGTTGCCCGGCGGGTGCCGAGCACGCTCGCGACCGACACCCTCGAGGTGCTCGACGACGCCGGCTTCGAGGGCATCAGCCTGCAGGACGACCCGATCCGTGACTACCCGGCCGGCGACGTCGCGGCCAACCTGGTCGGCTACATGGGCACCGACGAGCCGCTGGGCGGGTTCGAGCGCACCTTCGACGAGCAGCTCGCCGGCGTCGACGGCGAGGCGACGTGGCAGTCCAACTCCGGCAAGGGCGTGCGCATCCCGCTGCGCGAGAGCACGCTGAAGGCCGCGCAGAACGGCGCCCCGCTGCGCACCACCATCGACCGCGACCTGCAGTGGTTCACCCAGAAGGTGCTGGCCCAGGCGGTCCAGCAGTACCGCGCCGAGAGCGGCTCGGCGATCGTCCTGGACACCCGCACCGGCGAGACGCTGGCGCTGGCCGACGTCCCCACCTTCGACGCCAACGAGCCCACCGAGGCGCCCGAGGAGGACCTCGGGTCCCGCGCGCTCAACGACACCTACGAGCCCGGGTCGGTGCAGAAGGTCCTCACCGCGTCGGCCCTCATCGACGCCGGCAAGGCGTTCCCGCGGCAGCGGTTCAAGGTGCCCCCGAGCCTGGCCCGCCAGGACCGCGTCATCGGTGACTGGTTCGACCACGGCAACATCCGCCTGACCCTGGCCGGGATCATCGCCCAGTCGTCCAACATCGGCACCGTCCTCGCCGCCGACGCCTTCTCGCCCATCGAGCTCGTGGACTACCTCCAGCGCTTCGGCCTCGGCCAGCGCACCGACATCGGCGTGCGGGGCGAGACGGCCGGCATCCTGACGCCCGGCGAGGCGATGACGTCGCAGACCAAGGACCGCGTCGCCTTCGGCCAGTCCCTGTCGGTCAACGTCGCCCAGATGGCCGCCGCGGTGAACACCATCGCCAACGGCGGCGTCCGGGTCTCGCCCAGCCTCATCGCCGGCTCCGCGGTCACCGACGACGGCGTCACCGTCGGCACCGACGTGGCCACCCGCACCCGGGTGGTCAGCAAGGCTGCCGCCCGTGCGACCGCGCGGATGATGGAGAAGGTCGTCGACCCCGAGGACGGGGTGGCGCCTGGCGCGCAGGTGCCCGGCTACCTCGTCGCCGGCAAGACAGGCACCGCCCAGCGGGTCGCTGCGGACTGCGGCTGCTACGACGGCAGCACGTCGGTCTCCTTCGGCGGCTTCGCGCCCGCCGACGACGCCCGGTTCACCGTCTACGTGGTCGTCCACGCCCCGGAGGTCGACGGCGGCGGCGGCTCGATCGCCGGTCCCGTGTTCTCCCGGGTCATGGGCTACGTGCTCGGCCGCTACGGCGTCGAGCCGACCGACGGCAAGCCCTCCCGCCTCCCCGTCGAGTGGTGA
- the rsmH gene encoding 16S rRNA (cytosine(1402)-N(4))-methyltransferase RsmH, translated as MTTPRHAPVLLDRVVALLAPALEHPGSVYVDCTLGLGGHSEAVLERLPEARVIGIDRDPTALEMSTERLAAHGDRFTAVHAVYDELPEVVASLGLDHVDAVFFDLGVSSMQLDVRERGFAYAEDAPLDMRMDPTTGPTAADLLNTATAQELTRILREYGEEKFASRIAREVVRRRDTTPFATSADLVELLYATIPAPARRTGGHPAKRTFQALRMAVNDELAVLRRAVPASIEVIGVGGRVVVESYHSLEDRLVKRAFADATRLDVPPDLPFVPEGAEPALRLVTRGAEQADVHEVEQNPRAASVRLRAVERVRPPSPASRHLPHGAVR; from the coding sequence ATGACGACTCCCCGCCACGCCCCGGTGCTCCTCGACCGGGTCGTCGCCCTGCTGGCGCCTGCCCTCGAGCACCCCGGGTCGGTCTACGTCGACTGCACGCTCGGCCTCGGCGGCCACAGCGAGGCCGTGCTCGAGCGGCTCCCCGAGGCCCGGGTCATCGGCATCGACCGCGATCCGACGGCGCTGGAGATGTCGACCGAGCGGCTCGCGGCCCACGGTGACCGCTTCACGGCAGTGCACGCCGTCTACGACGAGCTCCCGGAGGTGGTCGCCTCCCTCGGGCTCGACCACGTCGACGCGGTGTTCTTCGACCTCGGGGTCTCCTCGATGCAGCTCGACGTGCGCGAGCGCGGCTTCGCCTACGCCGAGGACGCCCCGCTGGACATGCGGATGGACCCCACCACGGGACCCACGGCCGCGGACCTGCTCAACACGGCCACCGCCCAGGAGCTGACCCGCATCCTGCGCGAGTACGGCGAGGAGAAGTTCGCCAGCAGGATCGCCCGCGAGGTCGTACGTCGACGCGACACCACGCCGTTCGCGACCAGCGCGGACTTGGTCGAGCTGCTCTACGCCACCATCCCGGCTCCGGCGCGGCGTACCGGTGGGCACCCCGCCAAGCGGACCTTCCAGGCGCTGCGGATGGCGGTCAACGACGAGCTCGCCGTGCTCCGGCGGGCCGTCCCCGCCTCGATCGAGGTCATCGGCGTCGGCGGCCGGGTGGTCGTGGAGTCCTACCACTCCCTCGAGGACCGCCTGGTCAAGCGGGCCTTCGCCGACGCGACCCGGCTTGACGTGCCGCCCGACCTCCCGTTCGTCCCCGAGGGCGCCGAGCCGGCCTTGCGGCTGGTCACCCGCGGCGCCGAGCAGGCCGACGTGCACGAGGTCGAGCAGAACCCCCGGGCGGCCTCGGTCCGCCTGCGCGCCGTCGAGCGCGTCCGTCCCCCTTCCCCCGCCTCCCGCCACCTTCCCCATGGAGCCGTCAGATGA
- the mraZ gene encoding division/cell wall cluster transcriptional repressor MraZ translates to MFFGTYTPKLDEKGRLFLPAKFRDELTEGLVVTRGQERCLTVWSLEDFGRLTDRLREAPVTQKGTRDYVRMLFAAASQEVPDKQGRINIPAPLREYASLRKECVVIGSMNRIEIWDPAAWAAYSEEQEQKFSELSDEVFPGI, encoded by the coding sequence ATGTTCTTCGGCACCTACACGCCCAAGCTCGACGAGAAGGGACGCCTCTTCCTCCCCGCCAAGTTCAGGGACGAGCTGACGGAGGGACTCGTGGTGACCAGGGGGCAGGAGCGCTGCCTCACTGTCTGGTCGCTGGAGGACTTCGGCCGGCTCACCGACCGGCTCCGCGAGGCGCCGGTCACCCAGAAGGGCACCCGTGACTACGTCCGCATGCTGTTCGCGGCCGCCAGCCAGGAGGTGCCCGACAAGCAGGGCCGGATCAACATCCCGGCACCCCTGCGCGAGTACGCCTCGCTCCGCAAGGAGTGCGTCGTCATCGGCTCGATGAACCGGATCGAGATCTGGGACCCCGCAGCCTGGGCGGCCTACTCCGAGGAGCAGGAGCAGAAGTTCTCCGAGCTCAGCGACGAGGTCTTCCCCGGGATCTGA